CGCGCCGCCTTCGACGCCGTGACATCATCATAACCGCAAAGGTGCAGACAGCCGTGAACGACATACAGGAGCAGTTCCAGCCGCCAGTCCCCGCCGGTTTTCGCCGCGCTGCGCTCCGCCACCGGCTTGCACACCACAAGCTGCGCATCCACAACCCCGTCGTCCCCCCCGTCGGACAGATCGAAGCTCAATACGTCCGTAGTGCTCCCCAGCCCCATCCACCGCCGATGCAGCTTGCGCATCTCGGCATCATCCACGATCGCCACCTCAAGCCGCCCGCCCCTGCGACCCTCTCCACCAAAAGTAGCAACCGCCGCCTCCCGAATCCGACCCGCCAACACGCCGCCAGCGCCCGACACCTCCACCTTCACCGCGCAATCGGCGGCCGGCTTGCGACGCAAAACTCTTTTGACTTGGGTTGTTCGGCGACTCATGCCGTTCGGACTTGCCCGGGCGCCGCACTATCCGTCACCTTCGGATAGGCAATACGACCATGGTGGAAGGCGCAGAGACTCTTCACCAGAATCTGCTCCACTTTGAAGAGTTCCTTCAGTGTGATATCGCTGTCATCGAATTGCCCGTCCATCAGCCGCGCCATCGAGATCTCGTGAACCACCGCCTCGATGCGGCTCGGCGTCGGCTCGTGCAATGCCCGCACAGCCCCCTCAACGCCGTCGCACAACATCAAGATCGCCGACTCGCGCGATCGCGGCTTCGGACCGGGATACCGAAACTCCGTCTCGCTCACCGTCCGCGCGTCGCGCCCGCCGGCCCGCGCCTCCTGCGCCGCCATCGCATGAAAATATCGCACAATCGTCGTCCCGTGGTGCTCCGCAATGAACTGCTGCAGCACGCGCGGCAGCCGAAACTCCCGCGCCATCGCCAGTCCGTCCTTTACATGCGCCAAGATGACCAGCAGGCTCATCGTCGGCGCCAGACGCTGGTGAGCGCTGTGCTTACCCGACTGGTTCTCAACGAAGTACTGCGGCTTACACGTCTTCCCGATATCGTGGTAATAAGCCCCCACCCGAACCAGGAGCCCGTTCGCCCCGATCTCCTCGGCCGCCGTCTCCGCCATGCTGCCGATCAAGTGACTGTGCTGCCACGTACCCGGCGCCTTCTCGATCAGATGCCGAAGCAGCGGCGTGCTCGTATCCGCCCACTCCAGCAGCGTCAGGCTCGTCGTCACGCGCAGCGCCCGCTCGATCAGCGGCAGAAGCACAAGCACCACGCTGATGCCCGCCAGCGCCGCAAGGGCGGCAAATGATATCTCTTTCACCAGCGTACTGAATACCTGTTGCCGCATCAGCCCGACGAAGCACGTGCTCAGCGCCGCCGCAAGCGCTGTAACGCCCCCCACCTGCACCATCTTCAACCGCGTGCGAATGTCGTGCAGCATCAGCGAAACCGTCGCTGTCACCGTCAGATGAACCAGAAACAGCCCGAACCGCGCCTCCAGCGTCATGATCGTCAGCAGCGAAAGCGCCGCCGCCACCCCGATCGCAAACGCCGGCGAATACGCGATCGTGAAGATCGCCGCCGTCATCACGATCGTCGCCACGCTCCAGATCGGAGACG
This genomic stretch from Planctomycetia bacterium harbors:
- a CDS encoding HDIG domain-containing protein, with protein sequence MPSPRVTKLTEPRRGNVDLSSGWRPRLRELLRWPMAVAATFCAGAFLIVFSSQERLPYFLGQNLTQPVFSRVEFDRVNLLRTAEVRNAAQQEVPSYYRLNKPLLERIEAEFMDLHAAVNAAATLEKFTAASGTRWTLDEAAFNTINSLTDEAGSGTYRREVQKIVRRVAAQNMVERADEERDVRTTSNHVELDRGDGQFVAVSKERLTYAVNEEHVDRLAETAVGTALSAAIRPTLVAIIRRSIGPSADKTDAVYVYDRPYTKEQIEAAGKLEPVRDSYHVGDRLVPAGIVVPEALGLLTAEQDAYRSQRQLDPKLRMQWIKETAGIFGIIVMITAGLAVFTMHVKPRVGRNTTRATALAVLLILMLLADRVVLVGMSTSPIWSVATIVMTAAIFTIAYSPAFAIGVAAALSLLTIMTLEARFGLFLVHLTVTATVSLMLHDIRTRLKMVQVGGVTALAAALSTCFVGLMRQQVFSTLVKEISFAALAALAGISVVLVLLPLIERALRVTTSLTLLEWADTSTPLLRHLIEKAPGTWQHSHLIGSMAETAAEEIGANGLLVRVGAYYHDIGKTCKPQYFVENQSGKHSAHQRLAPTMSLLVILAHVKDGLAMAREFRLPRVLQQFIAEHHGTTIVRYFHAMAAQEARAGGRDARTVSETEFRYPGPKPRSRESAILMLCDGVEGAVRALHEPTPSRIEAVVHEISMARLMDGQFDDSDITLKELFKVEQILVKSLCAFHHGRIAYPKVTDSAAPGQVRTA
- the ybeY gene encoding rRNA maturation RNase YbeY, whose protein sequence is MSRRTTQVKRVLRRKPAADCAVKVEVSGAGGVLAGRIREAAVATFGGEGRRGGRLEVAIVDDAEMRKLHRRWMGLGSTTDVLSFDLSDGGDDGVVDAQLVVCKPVAERSAAKTGGDWRLELLLYVVHGCLHLCGYDDVTASKAARMHRREDEILLELGHGAVFSQGEKVRSSRTASARKRKR